In Glandiceps talaboti chromosome 4, keGlaTala1.1, whole genome shotgun sequence, a single window of DNA contains:
- the LOC144433970 gene encoding alcohol dehydrogenase-like, with product MAECTTMRCVKMVEVGPAELQYITDEKRPSLPLEGAIIKMLYCGMCHSDVHIWRSELIPCPLILGHEPAGIIDLIGPSAANPEGLSVGDQVAVYPWIGCQNCKPCQTGNSSYCEEGLEKRITIGVTRPGGYGEYIAIPKLTFLVKVPESVPMEVAGLFGCGMLTAYNAVQTLIPKIDPILQVRDKCGILIIGAGGLGLSAVKLLKSLVLPNYENVELVCADIQETKLSLAMEAGSHGIVHWLKEDSEDEMVKKTSSAFTENGAHIVIDFVGSKQTSDVGLKSLKKHGTLICIGLHGDGVKLEIPLFEAIHRIISVQTVYTGSLQQMKELVQLVADGKVSTIPCKVYPLKDAVQLMYQLQDGKIEGRAILSHTM from the exons atggcaGAATGTACAACTATGAGATGTGTGAAAATGGTAGAAGTAGGACCAGCAGAACTACAATATATCACAGATGAAAAAAGGCCTTctttaccactagagggcgctattatCAAG ATGCTGTATTGTGGTATGTGTCACAGTGATGTCCATATTTGGAGAAGTGAACTGATACCCTGTCCATTAATTCTTg GTCATGAACCTGCTGGTATCATTGATTTGATTGGTCCATCAGCAGCCAATCCTGAAGGACTTAGTGTTGGAGACCAGGTGGCTGTGTATCCGTGGATTGGTTGTCAGAACTGTAAGCCATGTCAAACTGGAAATTCTAGTTATTGTGAGGAGGGTCTGGAGAAACGAATAACAATAGGAGTCACTAGACCTGGAGG ATATGGAGAATATATAGCTATTCCAAAATTGACTTTTCTTGTCAAAGTTCCCGAAAGTGTTCCCATGGAAGTAGCAGGTCTGTTTGGATGTGGGATGTTAACAGCATACAATGCAGTTCAAACTTTGATTCCAAAAATTGATCCCATTCTCCAAGTAAGAG ataaaTGTGGTATTTTAATCATTGGTGCAGGCGGATTGGGATTATCTGCTGTGAAGTTGTTGAAATCTCTTGTTTTGCCAAATTATGAGAATGTAGAACTGGTATGTGCTgacatacag GAGACCAAATTATCACTAGCAATGGAGGCAGGAAGTCATGGCATAGTACACTGGCTAAAAGAAGATTCTGAAGATGAAATGGTTAAGAAGACGTCATCAGCATTTACTGAAAATGGTGCTCACATAGTCATCGACTTTGTTGGTAGCAAGCAGACATCTGATGTTGGCTTGAAATCGCTCAAAAAG CATGGAACTTTAATATGTATTGGTTTACATGGTGATGGTGTCAAACTAGAAATTCCTTTATTTGAAGCCATTCATCGCATCATCTCTGTCCAGACAGTTTATACCGGTAGTCTACAACAAATGAAGGAATTGGTTCAACTTGTTGCTGATGGAAAA GTTTCTACCATACCATGTAAGGTATACCCATTAAAAGATGCTGTACAGTTGATGTATCAACTACAAGATGGAAAGATTGAAGGAAGAGCTATCTTATCACATACGATGTAA